The Methanolacinia petrolearia DSM 11571 genome has a segment encoding these proteins:
- a CDS encoding type IV pilin N-terminal domain-containing protein, with translation MIKNNDSAVSPVVGVMLMLVVTIIIAAVVSGFAGGFAEGQTKAPQATIQGEFSVTRGLSIIHAGGEAIPTADMLITVKNGPTFGPNLEAMSTSAINLATVTTSNGVAVMSYNSSTGGFRGYGISSFNPGDTLYVNITNCEPTILQKTVYSSHGDYYFDGTHWTFLDSDTGEKLTSADDSFWALDFVNQENIGKSFYLDVNDKASGTLISRAVVTIKG, from the coding sequence ATGATAAAAAATAACGATTCAGCGGTATCTCCCGTCGTAGGTGTCATGTTAATGCTTGTTGTAACAATCATTATCGCGGCGGTTGTTAGCGGATTTGCAGGCGGTTTTGCAGAAGGGCAGACAAAAGCCCCACAGGCAACTATTCAGGGTGAGTTCAGCGTAACCAGAGGTCTCTCAATCATCCACGCAGGTGGAGAAGCAATTCCTACTGCCGATATGTTGATAACGGTTAAGAACGGGCCCACATTCGGTCCGAATCTTGAAGCTATGTCAACAAGTGCAATAAATCTTGCAACGGTTACTACTTCAAATGGTGTGGCTGTGATGTCCTATAACTCAAGTACTGGTGGCTTCCGGGGTTATGGAATATCTTCTTTCAACCCTGGAGATACGCTCTACGTAAATATCACAAATTGTGAACCAACGATACTTCAGAAGACTGTTTACTCAAGTCATGGAGACTATTATTTTGACGGTACGCACTGGACGTTCCTTGATTCAGATACAGGTGAAAAGCTTACCAGCGCTGATGATAGTTTCTGGGCACTGGACTTTGTAAATCAGGAAAACATAGGAAAGTCGTTCTACCTTGATGTAAACGACAAGGCCAGTGGAACGCTGATTTCACGTGCAGTTGTAACAATCAAGGGCTAA
- a CDS encoding oligosaccharyl transferase, archaeosortase A system-associated, translating to MAEILSDMFDFTKKSINVAILLFIFALLAFMLRIIPLFLLPDTGYIHVIRGDAEYNLRQIEVMAHNFLQYDWFDPMTAYPDGKNIGWGPLFPMIAGAFVIITGASGQAAIVNAASFVPPLMAAVLVPVVYFIAESVSKSRFAGIIAAALISVSSLFFLNYTSYGYVDHHAAEILFSAIFCMFYIFAVRDSSGEFKPDIKDKEFLKIFAYSVLAGVFYSACYFTSPTTVLFLVLISIFTLFSCIITHNSGNIPYKLGFVNTVAMIIPAIMALIFGIKYAGFAISSYTVVHVIIPVLVIVATWVLILLSFGLGRTNLKDNKIAYPSVLILAGVIALFASAIVVPDIFSSLFSSANLVFGFGNVAIAEMQPMTLDFILQSYQIGLVLGAGGVIVALYKLYSTKENGYLFVLLWMLMTVYVSIKHMRFDYFVAAPFAILSALCIYYVYSRYYGDFLSYLGKEKKPAEGKSKKKSAKANDDHLTGTAIFMVITGITVVFFAASVINDVRFTEDYSGVSFEKDKWLEAMEWMNENTPDPGVDYYGEYSSDSFVYPEDSYGVMSWWDFGHVITLVGKRIPVSNPFQDNVQGDTGCANFLISGSEEEADRIMDNAGARFVVTNSELTTPDKGILTILSWVDPADITVDYMISLYNSDDSGNSGYSRVYTSNYYNTTVVRLQNLDGTYIEPEEVDVITTTTSGGVKSITGYQTVDYDTAVSEATSDDILVSQNPDMPCCTVQALKNYRLVFESSDPDDNVKIFEYVDGYEVPGEGTVELNLKTNAGREFVYAQKSEGGRFILPYSTIGNPYNVTAIGQYHIIETDEYFDVYEEDIGAK from the coding sequence ATGGCTGAAATACTATCTGATATGTTTGATTTCACCAAAAAAAGCATAAATGTGGCAATACTTTTGTTTATATTTGCTCTTCTTGCATTTATGCTGAGAATCATTCCTCTGTTTCTCCTCCCTGATACCGGGTATATCCACGTGATACGGGGCGATGCTGAGTACAACCTCAGGCAGATAGAGGTTATGGCCCATAACTTCCTGCAGTATGACTGGTTCGACCCGATGACAGCATACCCTGACGGGAAGAATATCGGATGGGGGCCGCTGTTCCCGATGATCGCGGGCGCTTTTGTAATAATTACAGGAGCGTCAGGACAGGCCGCGATCGTAAACGCCGCATCATTCGTACCCCCCCTTATGGCGGCAGTGCTGGTTCCCGTCGTCTATTTCATCGCGGAATCCGTTAGTAAAAGCAGGTTTGCCGGGATTATCGCGGCGGCGCTGATATCCGTCAGCTCCCTGTTCTTCCTGAACTATACGTCATACGGGTATGTCGATCATCATGCGGCGGAGATTCTCTTTTCAGCAATATTCTGTATGTTCTATATCTTTGCAGTCAGGGACTCTTCCGGTGAATTCAAACCGGATATCAAAGACAAAGAATTTTTGAAGATCTTTGCGTATTCCGTTCTTGCAGGCGTATTTTACAGTGCCTGTTATTTCACATCCCCGACAACGGTACTCTTCCTTGTATTAATATCGATATTCACATTGTTCTCCTGCATAATAACTCATAATTCAGGAAATATTCCGTATAAATTGGGCTTTGTAAACACTGTCGCAATGATAATTCCGGCAATCATGGCATTGATCTTCGGAATAAAATATGCCGGATTTGCGATCTCGTCGTATACTGTTGTTCATGTAATAATTCCGGTTCTGGTAATCGTTGCAACATGGGTTCTGATTCTTCTGTCATTCGGACTGGGCAGAACAAATCTTAAGGATAACAAAATTGCATATCCGTCCGTTCTTATTCTGGCCGGAGTTATAGCCCTGTTTGCATCCGCAATAGTTGTGCCGGATATTTTTTCGTCCCTCTTCTCGTCTGCAAACCTTGTTTTCGGTTTTGGAAACGTTGCGATTGCAGAGATGCAGCCGATGACCCTTGATTTTATCCTGCAAAGCTATCAGATCGGCCTGGTCCTGGGTGCAGGGGGGGTAATAGTTGCGTTATATAAATTGTACTCGACAAAGGAGAACGGATACCTGTTTGTTCTTCTCTGGATGCTCATGACGGTATATGTGTCGATAAAACACATGAGGTTTGATTATTTCGTCGCAGCGCCCTTTGCAATTCTTTCTGCATTGTGTATATATTATGTATATTCCCGGTATTACGGCGATTTTCTGTCATACCTCGGAAAAGAGAAAAAGCCTGCTGAAGGAAAATCAAAGAAAAAAAGTGCGAAGGCCAATGACGATCATTTGACCGGAACTGCTATATTTATGGTTATTACCGGTATTACAGTCGTTTTCTTTGCTGCATCCGTTATAAACGATGTCCGGTTCACTGAGGATTATTCAGGAGTCAGTTTTGAGAAGGACAAATGGCTGGAGGCAATGGAATGGATGAACGAAAACACCCCCGATCCGGGTGTGGACTATTACGGGGAATATTCTTCTGATTCGTTCGTATATCCTGAAGATTCGTATGGAGTAATGTCATGGTGGGATTTCGGGCATGTGATCACTCTTGTTGGAAAAAGAATTCCGGTTTCAAATCCGTTCCAGGATAATGTTCAGGGAGATACAGGATGTGCAAACTTCCTAATCTCGGGATCGGAAGAAGAGGCTGACCGGATAATGGATAACGCCGGAGCAAGATTTGTCGTCACGAATTCGGAGCTTACAACACCGGATAAGGGAATTCTTACGATTCTCTCGTGGGTCGATCCCGCAGATATTACGGTCGACTATATGATAAGCCTCTACAACTCTGACGATTCAGGTAATAGTGGTTATTCGAGGGTGTATACCTCAAATTATTATAATACAACCGTTGTAAGGCTCCAAAATTTGGATGGAACTTATATCGAGCCTGAAGAGGTCGATGTGATTACGACCACCACAAGCGGCGGTGTAAAATCCATAACAGGTTATCAGACCGTGGACTATGATACTGCAGTTTCGGAAGCGACTTCCGATGACATCCTGGTAAGCCAGAACCCGGATATGCCCTGCTGCACGGTTCAGGCGCTTAAAAACTACAGGCTTGTTTTTGAATCGTCAGATCCTGACGACAACGTCAAGATCTTCGAGTACGTAGACGGTTATGAAGTCCCGGGAGAAGGCACAGTGGAACTTAATCTTAAAACTAATGCCGGGAGAGAATTCGTATACGCCCAAAAGAGCGAGGGCGGCAGATTTATACTCCCGTATTCAACAATAGGCAACCCGTATAATGTTACTGCTATAGGCCAGTATCATATCATCGAAACCGACGAATATTTCGATGTCTATGAAGAAGATATCGGTGCTAAATAA
- a CDS encoding GTP-binding protein: protein MKMITVAGPPSSGKTSVILKTIATLGLPEGSVGVVKFDSLTSFDHIRYGESNIPVQTGFAGKICPDHFFVSNIEEAVSWGKRKGLSVLITESAGLCNRCSPYIKGILSVCVIDNLSGVNTPRKIGPMLKYADIVVVTKGDIVSQAEREVFSFNIKEVNSNAKVIFVNGITGQGTFMLAKSFSEATEIDTLKDRTLRFTMPAAICSYCTGETRIGDFYQMGMLKRMEFEE, encoded by the coding sequence ATGAAGATGATAACAGTTGCCGGGCCTCCGTCCTCCGGCAAGACTTCAGTAATTCTTAAAACAATTGCAACGCTCGGTCTTCCGGAGGGGAGCGTTGGTGTTGTCAAATTCGACTCACTCACATCATTCGATCACATTCGGTACGGCGAGAGCAATATCCCTGTCCAGACCGGATTTGCAGGGAAGATCTGCCCTGATCATTTCTTTGTCAGCAATATCGAGGAAGCCGTCTCATGGGGGAAGAGGAAGGGCCTTTCAGTTCTAATCACAGAAAGTGCCGGACTCTGCAACCGCTGTTCGCCGTATATCAAGGGCATACTCTCGGTATGCGTAATCGACAACCTCTCCGGGGTAAACACACCGCGAAAGATCGGACCAATGCTCAAGTACGCAGATATTGTGGTCGTGACGAAGGGTGATATCGTATCGCAGGCCGAACGCGAGGTTTTTTCCTTCAACATAAAGGAGGTCAATTCGAATGCTAAGGTGATCTTCGTCAACGGGATTACCGGGCAGGGGACTTTCATGCTTGCCAAATCCTTCAGCGAGGCGACCGAGATCGATACCCTGAAGGACAGGACCCTCAGATTTACGATGCCGGCGGCAATCTGCTCCTACTGCACGGGGGAGACGAGGATCGGCGATTTCTACCAGATGGGGATGCTTAAAAGGATGGAGTTCGAGGAATGA
- a CDS encoding type IV pilin N-terminal domain-containing protein codes for MKNEDAVSPVVGVMLMLVVTIIIAAVVSGFAGGLISGQEKSPTLSMDVTIANTGSYIGSGFTASVLGVSEPISTTDLKIVTSWSTTMKDNTDPGLTEQQKTISNGNTFTGGNTSLPNSANVICYQGMKTKTVTNWSTAPFGIGAGVDQTNPTDPMGKSADAYQKPGWFGQFTLQEGVNLFAYPYGSDSGQAIAGALSEPADSGYNGETLYAYKYASGLYEEGQADPTQALLGYGWEQLRAGDTVNVKVIYTPTGAAIYNSNIAVED; via the coding sequence ATGAAAAACGAAGATGCGGTCTCACCCGTCGTGGGCGTCATGCTGATGCTTGTTGTGACGATTATCATCGCGGCGGTTGTGAGCGGTTTTGCAGGAGGGCTTATTTCCGGACAGGAGAAGTCTCCGACGCTTTCCATGGATGTTACAATTGCAAACACGGGAAGTTACATAGGAAGCGGATTTACGGCCTCGGTACTTGGCGTAAGTGAACCAATCAGTACTACTGACCTGAAGATTGTCACATCCTGGTCGACAACTATGAAGGACAATACTGATCCTGGTCTTACGGAACAACAAAAGACAATCTCTAATGGTAATACTTTTACAGGTGGAAACACGAGCCTTCCAAACAGTGCCAATGTGATCTGTTATCAGGGTATGAAGACAAAAACAGTGACAAATTGGTCTACAGCGCCTTTTGGAATAGGAGCAGGAGTCGATCAGACAAACCCGACAGATCCAATGGGGAAGAGTGCTGATGCATACCAGAAACCAGGTTGGTTTGGGCAGTTTACATTACAGGAGGGTGTGAACCTGTTTGCATATCCATACGGATCTGATTCAGGGCAGGCAATAGCTGGGGCATTGTCAGAACCTGCAGATAGTGGTTACAATGGTGAAACACTTTATGCTTATAAGTATGCCTCGGGCCTCTATGAAGAAGGACAGGCCGATCCGACTCAGGCATTACTAGGGTATGGCTGGGAACAGCTTCGTGCAGGAGATACTGTTAATGTAAAAGTTATCTACACGCCTACAGGTGCTGCGATTTATAATAGCAATATTGCTGTGGAGGACTGA